In Xanthomonas sp. SI, the following are encoded in one genomic region:
- a CDS encoding LpxL/LpxP family Kdo(2)-lipid IV(A) lauroyl/palmitoleoyl acyltransferase produces the protein MSDPTPALPSAATTATPPPRSPRHWPTWLLLGIAVAIARLPWLLQRALGRGVGWIALRLASSRRHAAEVNLKLCFPEQSEAWRTRLLHDSFDALGVGVFEFARAWWGSIGPIRRRTRIEGLEHLRALQAQGRGVLLVSGHFMTLEMCGRLLCQYVPLAGMYRRHRNPVFEWAVKRGRLRYAIAMFANEDLRGSVRHLKRGGFLWYAPDQDMRGKDTVFVPFFGMPASTITATHQLARLTGCAVVPYFHRREGADYVLRIAPPLENFPSQDMVADTARVNAAIEAMVREAPAQYLWIHRRFKRQPGGRSTFYERD, from the coding sequence ATGTCCGATCCGACCCCCGCTCTTCCGTCCGCCGCCACCACGGCCACGCCGCCGCCGCGCTCGCCGCGGCACTGGCCGACCTGGCTGCTGCTCGGCATCGCCGTGGCCATCGCGCGGCTGCCCTGGCTGCTGCAACGCGCGCTCGGCCGCGGCGTCGGCTGGATCGCGTTGCGCCTGGCCAGCAGCCGCCGCCATGCCGCCGAGGTCAACCTGAAGCTGTGCTTCCCCGAACAGAGCGAGGCTTGGCGCACGCGCCTGCTGCACGACAGCTTCGACGCGCTGGGCGTGGGCGTATTCGAGTTCGCGCGCGCCTGGTGGGGCAGCATCGGCCCGATCCGTCGCCGCACCCGCATCGAAGGCCTGGAGCACCTGCGCGCGCTGCAGGCGCAGGGGCGCGGCGTGCTGCTGGTGTCGGGCCATTTCATGACCCTGGAGATGTGCGGCCGGCTGCTGTGCCAGTACGTGCCGCTGGCCGGCATGTACCGCCGCCACCGCAACCCGGTGTTCGAATGGGCGGTCAAGCGCGGCCGCCTGCGCTACGCCATCGCCATGTTCGCCAACGAGGACCTGCGCGGCAGCGTGCGCCACCTCAAGCGCGGCGGCTTCCTGTGGTACGCGCCGGACCAGGACATGCGCGGCAAGGACACGGTGTTCGTGCCGTTCTTCGGCATGCCCGCCTCCACCATCACCGCCACGCACCAATTGGCGCGGCTGACCGGCTGCGCGGTGGTGCCGTATTTCCACCGCCGCGAAGGCGCCGACTACGTGCTGCGCATCGCTCCGCCGCTGGAAAATTTTCCATCGCAGGACATGGTTGCCGACACCGCGCGGGTCAATGCCGCGATCGAGGCCATGGTGCGCGAAGCGCCGGCGCAATACCTGTGGATCCACCGCCGCTTCAAGCGCCAGCCCGGCGGCCGCAGTACGTTCTACGAGCGCGATTGA
- the waaA gene encoding lipid IV(A) 3-deoxy-D-manno-octulosonic acid transferase: MRNDFIERLLRGLYSTVLYMLLPVTVYHLVWRGFRVRQYFQRWDERYASYPQARGRPRVWLHAVSVGEVNVAAPVVNALRAQRPDIRWVITTITPTGSERVRALWGDALDHVYLPYDVPGSVGRFLQHFRPSLALILETELWPNMLFGCRDRDIPVYVLNARLSARSLRGYRLLRPLIGRALRTVTCVAAQSQADAERFIELGANPQQVRALGNLKFDIAVPAQLPQFVAAFGERVAATRPVWIAASTHEGEEAAVIEMHRQLRRHWPDLLLLWAPRHPERFAKVEALARDQGWRVATRRQQQWPGAEDSVFVIDTLGELMMFYACAQVAFVGGSLQPIGGHNLLEPAAVGTPSVSGPHLHNFAEISRRMREAGAVAICEDAAGVCAALHELLGDAAARARMAEAGCALVANGRGALQRALQLIAEHLPPLAHDAPANE, from the coding sequence ATGCGCAACGATTTCATCGAACGGCTGCTGCGCGGCCTGTACTCGACCGTGCTGTACATGCTGCTGCCGGTCACCGTCTATCACCTGGTCTGGCGCGGGTTCCGCGTGCGCCAGTACTTCCAGCGCTGGGACGAGCGCTACGCCTCGTATCCGCAGGCGCGCGGGCGGCCGCGGGTGTGGCTGCACGCGGTGTCGGTGGGTGAGGTCAACGTCGCCGCACCGGTGGTCAACGCGCTGCGCGCGCAGCGCCCGGACATCCGCTGGGTGATCACCACCATCACCCCGACCGGATCGGAGCGGGTGCGTGCGCTGTGGGGCGATGCGCTGGACCACGTCTACCTGCCGTACGACGTGCCCGGCAGCGTTGGCCGCTTCCTGCAGCATTTCCGCCCGAGCCTGGCGCTGATCCTGGAAACCGAGCTGTGGCCGAACATGCTGTTCGGCTGCCGCGACCGCGACATCCCGGTCTACGTGCTCAACGCGCGGCTGTCGGCGCGCTCGCTGCGCGGCTACCGCCTGCTGCGGCCGTTGATCGGGCGCGCGCTGCGCACCGTCACCTGCGTGGCCGCGCAGTCGCAGGCCGATGCCGAACGCTTCATCGAACTCGGCGCCAATCCGCAGCAGGTGCGCGCGCTGGGCAACCTGAAGTTCGATATCGCCGTGCCCGCGCAGTTGCCGCAGTTCGTCGCCGCGTTCGGCGAACGCGTGGCGGCGACCCGGCCGGTGTGGATCGCCGCCAGCACCCACGAGGGCGAGGAGGCGGCGGTGATCGAGATGCACCGGCAACTGCGCCGGCACTGGCCGGACCTGCTGCTGCTGTGGGCGCCGCGCCATCCCGAACGTTTCGCCAAGGTCGAGGCGCTGGCGCGCGACCAGGGCTGGCGCGTGGCCACGCGCCGCCAGCAGCAGTGGCCCGGCGCCGAGGACAGCGTGTTCGTGATCGATACGCTGGGCGAACTGATGATGTTCTACGCCTGCGCCCAGGTCGCCTTCGTCGGCGGCAGCCTGCAGCCGATCGGCGGGCACAACCTGCTGGAGCCGGCCGCGGTCGGCACGCCGTCGGTGAGCGGGCCGCACCTGCACAACTTCGCCGAGATCTCGCGGCGCATGCGCGAGGCCGGCGCGGTGGCGATCTGCGAAGACGCCGCAGGGGTCTGCGCGGCACTGCACGAATTGCTCGGCGACGCGGCCGCGCGCGCGCGCATGGCCGAAGCCGGCTGCGCGCTGGTCGCCAACGGCCGCGGCGCGCTGCAGCGCGCGCTGCAACTGATCGCCGAGCATCTGCCGCCGCTGGCGCACGACGCGCCGGCGAACGAGTAA
- a CDS encoding TolC family outer membrane protein, whose amino-acid sequence MIRRSLVLALAAALFPLAANATDLLQVYEMARNSDPQLASAESNRLYEKEGAVQARAALLPQINGTASLQRSHSETQRGSGELDNTGKSRSYAIQGQQTLVNFAQFSTLRAQKARSLAADYTLASANDDLIVRTSAAYFNVLVAIESLVAAETNEAAAKKQFDYADKRLEVGLAPITDVHEARAEYDQARADTITARNSLQDLYQALTEITGQPVHDLRSLPEDFRPQLPAESGNIDSLIASALDKNPSLRAYQYQVQQAEDNVSTARAGHLPTLNLSASAGRDASWGDNLSGSNSPRADSNVIGLTLNIPIFAGGATQSAVRQALSQRDIAQDTFEQQKRALDRNTRNAYQTVVAGISEIEARRLAVVSAQAAYDASQVGLEVGTRTVLDVVQNQRTLYQAQLNYAQSRYNFLQNRLLLSQALGSLDVAEVQSINALLTQSAESKLNSASSTQ is encoded by the coding sequence ATGATCCGCCGATCCCTCGTTCTGGCGCTGGCCGCCGCGCTGTTTCCGCTGGCCGCCAACGCCACGGACCTGCTGCAAGTCTACGAAATGGCCCGCAATAGCGACCCGCAGCTGGCCAGCGCGGAATCGAACCGGCTGTACGAAAAGGAAGGCGCGGTGCAGGCGCGCGCGGCGCTGCTGCCGCAGATCAACGGCACCGCCTCGCTGCAGCGCAGCCATAGCGAAACGCAGCGCGGCAGCGGCGAACTGGACAACACCGGCAAGAGCCGCAGCTACGCGATCCAGGGCCAGCAGACCCTGGTCAACTTCGCCCAGTTCTCGACCCTGCGCGCGCAGAAGGCGCGCAGCCTGGCCGCCGACTACACCCTGGCATCGGCCAACGACGACCTGATCGTGCGCACCTCGGCCGCCTACTTCAACGTGCTGGTGGCGATCGAGTCGCTGGTCGCCGCGGAAACCAACGAAGCCGCTGCCAAGAAGCAGTTCGACTACGCCGACAAGCGCCTGGAAGTGGGCCTGGCACCGATCACCGACGTGCACGAAGCGCGCGCCGAGTACGACCAGGCGCGCGCCGACACGATCACCGCGCGCAATTCGTTGCAGGACCTGTACCAGGCACTGACCGAGATCACCGGGCAGCCGGTGCACGACCTGCGCAGCCTGCCGGAGGATTTCCGTCCGCAGCTGCCGGCCGAGAGCGGCAACATCGACAGCCTGATCGCTTCGGCGCTGGACAAGAACCCGTCGCTGCGCGCCTACCAGTACCAGGTGCAGCAAGCCGAAGACAACGTCTCCACCGCCCGCGCCGGCCATCTGCCGACGCTGAACCTGTCGGCCAGCGCCGGCCGCGATGCCAGTTGGGGCGACAACCTCTCAGGCAGCAATTCGCCGCGCGCGGACAGCAACGTCATCGGCCTGACCTTGAACATCCCGATCTTCGCCGGCGGCGCGACCCAGTCGGCGGTGCGCCAGGCGCTGTCGCAGCGCGACATCGCCCAGGACACGTTCGAGCAGCAGAAGCGCGCGCTCGACCGCAATACCCGCAACGCCTACCAGACCGTCGTCGCCGGCATCAGCGAAATCGAGGCGCGGCGCCTGGCGGTGGTCTCGGCGCAGGCCGCGTACGACGCCTCGCAGGTCGGCCTGGAGGTGGGCACGCGCACCGTGCTGGACGTGGTGCAGAACCAGCGCACCCTGTACCAGGCGCAGCTGAACTACGCGCAGTCGCGCTACAACTTCCTGCAGAACCGCCTGCTGCTGAGCCAGGCGCTGGGCTCGCTGGACGTGGCCGAAGTGCAGTCGATCAACGCGCTGCTGACGCAGAGCGCCGAATCCAAGCTCAACTCCGCCAGCAGCACCCAGTAA
- a CDS encoding protein-L-isoaspartate O-methyltransferase: MTIDYSQARETMVEQQVRPWDVLDLRVLDVLARLPRETFVPQSHRAVAYADLEIPLGHGQYMMKPVIEGRMLQALDLQPGEDVLEIGTGSGFISACLGELGREVVSLEIEPALAAAARANLDAAGLGSNVRIETADAFGWHSERRFDVVCVTAAVTEIPAQFLAWLRPGGRLFAVRGRAPVMDAVLVHADAGAPRVESLFETDLAYYLRGAAPVPQFTF; the protein is encoded by the coding sequence ATGACGATCGACTATTCCCAAGCCCGCGAAACGATGGTTGAACAGCAGGTGCGTCCCTGGGACGTGCTCGACCTGCGCGTGCTCGACGTGCTGGCGCGGCTGCCGCGCGAGACCTTCGTGCCGCAAAGCCACCGCGCGGTGGCCTATGCCGATCTGGAAATCCCGCTGGGGCACGGCCAGTACATGATGAAGCCGGTGATCGAAGGGCGCATGCTGCAGGCGCTGGACCTGCAACCGGGCGAGGACGTGCTGGAGATCGGCACCGGCAGCGGCTTCATCAGCGCCTGCCTGGGCGAGCTCGGCCGCGAGGTGGTCAGCCTGGAGATCGAGCCGGCCCTGGCCGCCGCCGCACGCGCCAACCTGGATGCCGCCGGGCTGGGCAGCAACGTGCGCATCGAGACCGCCGACGCGTTCGGCTGGCACAGCGAGCGCCGCTTCGACGTGGTCTGCGTCACCGCCGCGGTCACCGAGATCCCGGCGCAGTTCCTGGCCTGGCTGCGGCCCGGCGGCCGCCTGTTCGCGGTCCGCGGCCGCGCCCCGGTGATGGACGCGGTGCTGGTCCACGCCGATGCCGGTGCGCCACGCGTGGAATCGCTGTTCGAAACCGACCTGGCGTACTACCTGCGTGGCGCCGCGCCAGTCCCCCAGTTCACATTCTGA
- a CDS encoding TetR/AcrR family transcriptional regulator codes for MVSKPVLSPKASSRAAGPGRPKDMGKRAAILDAAKHMFTELGFGGVSMDGIAARAGVSKLTVYSHYGDKETLFAEAVRAQCQALLPDDLFGHALKGPLRAQLVEIGLAFFAMISSEAAMATHRMMLAPGTGDEHVREMFWNAGPKRTQQDLAQLLQAHVAAGELEIADLGLAASQFFCLIKGELHSLMMCGLCRDPSRARIQAHVEASVDFFLRAYAAR; via the coding sequence ATGGTCAGCAAACCCGTTCTCTCCCCCAAAGCCTCTTCCCGCGCCGCCGGACCGGGCCGTCCGAAGGACATGGGCAAGCGTGCGGCGATCCTGGACGCGGCCAAGCACATGTTCACCGAACTGGGCTTCGGCGGGGTCAGCATGGACGGCATCGCTGCCCGCGCCGGGGTGTCCAAGCTCACCGTCTACAGCCATTACGGCGACAAGGAGACCCTGTTCGCCGAGGCGGTGCGCGCGCAGTGCCAGGCGCTGCTGCCCGACGACCTGTTCGGGCATGCGCTGAAAGGCCCACTGCGCGCCCAGTTGGTGGAGATCGGCCTGGCCTTCTTCGCGATGATCAGCAGCGAGGCGGCGATGGCGACGCACCGCATGATGCTCGCCCCCGGCACCGGCGACGAGCACGTGCGCGAGATGTTCTGGAATGCCGGTCCCAAACGCACCCAGCAGGATCTGGCGCAGTTGCTGCAGGCGCACGTGGCGGCGGGCGAGCTGGAGATCGCCGACCTGGGCCTGGCCGCCTCCCAGTTCTTCTGCCTGATCAAGGGCGAACTGCACTCGCTGATGATGTGCGGCCTGTGCCGCGACCCCAGCCGGGCGCGGATCCAGGCCCATGTCGAGGCCAGCGTGGATTTCTTCCTGCGCGCCTATGCGGCGCGCTGA
- a CDS encoding ligand-binding sensor domain-containing diguanylate cyclase, whose product MAQATLPATARSITDRPTVVRWTMDEGLPHNLVHALAQDRDGLLWIGTWEGVARFDGRAFTVFDRQNTPGMEMSGVFAIVPERDGGVLVGTAYDGVFRYAGGTWEHLGDAPAQRLQVASMLRARDGALWVGSEDGLFRIEADGRLSAAGAAAGLPKTRVAALLQQADGSVLVGTGHGLFRLDPASGRARRWGRTEAMRAAPVRRLSRDRDGGLLVAGDAGVFWLHDDGALQWLRQGQRVDAALQDRQGELWMSLSSGQLLRRSSSGVSEEMLSISGVVSPALIEDREGLIWAGSTDGLFRIAVGDAGGLTRHDGLGGDYVRVVQQSADGAVWIGHAAGLDRWQHGRIATLRIAAAGRDPSVLALAAANDGGMWVGTYNQGVLLLAPDGAVRQRLGTEAGIPQAMVRALLQDADGGLWVGSNAGLAYRNRGRTRLYTLADGLPALQVQALYRDRAGVLWIGTSDGIAALSAGGTLRRWPAGAAFPAHNAFDFLEDADGALWIASDRGLLCLRNGRFRIYDHRVGLPRDKLFRVIDDGQGHLWVTSNQGVFRIARDSIAQLDAGRRAQLAVDVVDRSDGMPGSQGNGSSAPAGWLSRDGTLLIPTSAGLALIDPALPSRHSLRAPAVVIERLQVDGREQPLRADYSLPGSVGRLSVDYAGLSFRSPNKMRYRYRLHGFDREWIEAGSSEEAVYTNLPPGDYRLEVQATTNAMDWSRSDLVGRASLQLDVVPPFWQRGPFVVIAAIAFSGLLLWWYRGRSNRYLRRQRRLNRIIAERTHELRAKNLALKLADFEREELVRKLAYQAGHDALTGLPNRRTADPHLTAALEHARATQTPLCVALLDIDNFKRINDRHGHEIGDEVLRRVGEVLRATLGEQAFAARHGGEEFLLVLPGLDREQARTRLDDLRRRVAAIVVHDVDGRTVQCTASVGFACVSPALQSRRELLVLADQRLYQAKHEGRDRVIG is encoded by the coding sequence GTGGCCCAGGCAACGCTGCCGGCGACCGCGCGCAGCATCACCGACCGGCCGACGGTGGTGCGCTGGACGATGGACGAAGGCCTGCCGCACAACCTGGTGCATGCGCTGGCGCAGGACCGCGACGGCCTGCTCTGGATCGGGACCTGGGAAGGCGTGGCGCGCTTCGATGGCCGCGCCTTCACCGTGTTCGACCGGCAGAACACCCCGGGCATGGAGATGTCCGGTGTGTTCGCGATCGTGCCCGAACGCGACGGCGGGGTGCTGGTCGGCACCGCCTACGACGGCGTATTTCGCTACGCGGGCGGCACCTGGGAGCATCTGGGCGATGCGCCTGCGCAGCGGCTGCAGGTGGCGTCGATGTTGCGTGCCCGCGACGGTGCGTTGTGGGTCGGCAGCGAGGACGGCTTGTTCCGGATCGAGGCCGATGGCCGCCTGAGCGCGGCCGGCGCAGCCGCCGGGCTGCCGAAAACGCGGGTGGCGGCGCTGCTGCAGCAGGCCGATGGCAGCGTGCTGGTCGGCACCGGGCACGGGCTGTTCCGCCTCGACCCGGCCTCGGGCCGCGCGCGGCGTTGGGGCCGCACGGAGGCGATGCGCGCTGCGCCGGTACGGCGGCTGAGCCGCGACCGCGACGGCGGGCTGCTGGTCGCCGGCGACGCCGGCGTGTTCTGGCTGCACGACGACGGCGCGCTGCAGTGGTTGCGCCAGGGCCAGCGCGTGGATGCCGCGTTGCAGGATCGCCAGGGCGAGTTGTGGATGAGCCTGTCCAGCGGCCAGTTGCTGCGGCGCTCGTCGAGCGGGGTCAGCGAGGAGATGCTGTCGATCTCCGGCGTGGTCAGTCCGGCGCTGATCGAAGACCGCGAAGGCCTGATCTGGGCCGGCAGCACCGACGGCCTGTTCCGCATCGCCGTGGGCGATGCCGGCGGCCTGACCCGGCACGACGGCCTCGGCGGCGATTACGTACGCGTGGTGCAGCAGAGCGCCGATGGCGCGGTCTGGATCGGCCATGCCGCGGGCCTCGATCGCTGGCAGCACGGCCGCATCGCCACGTTGCGCATCGCCGCCGCCGGCCGCGATCCGTCGGTGCTGGCGTTGGCCGCGGCCAACGATGGCGGCATGTGGGTCGGTACCTACAACCAGGGAGTCCTGTTGCTGGCGCCCGACGGTGCGGTCCGGCAACGGCTCGGCACCGAGGCCGGGATCCCGCAGGCCATGGTGCGGGCGCTGTTGCAGGATGCGGACGGCGGGCTGTGGGTCGGCAGCAATGCCGGCCTGGCCTATCGCAACCGTGGCCGCACCCGCCTGTACACACTGGCCGACGGGCTGCCGGCGCTGCAGGTGCAGGCGCTGTACCGCGATCGCGCCGGCGTGCTGTGGATCGGCACCAGCGACGGCATCGCGGCGCTGTCGGCCGGCGGCACGCTGCGCCGCTGGCCGGCCGGCGCCGCGTTCCCCGCGCACAACGCGTTCGATTTCCTGGAGGACGCCGACGGCGCGCTGTGGATCGCCAGCGACCGCGGCCTGCTGTGCCTGCGCAATGGTCGCTTCCGCATCTACGACCATCGTGTCGGGCTGCCGCGCGACAAGCTGTTCCGGGTCATCGACGATGGCCAGGGCCATCTGTGGGTGACCAGCAACCAGGGCGTGTTCCGCATCGCCCGCGACAGCATCGCGCAACTGGATGCAGGCCGCCGCGCGCAGTTGGCGGTGGACGTGGTGGATCGCAGCGACGGCATGCCCGGCAGCCAGGGCAACGGCAGCAGCGCGCCGGCCGGCTGGCTGAGCCGCGACGGCACCTTGCTGATCCCGACCTCCGCCGGCTTGGCGCTGATCGACCCGGCACTGCCCAGCCGGCATTCGCTGCGCGCACCGGCGGTGGTGATCGAGCGGCTGCAGGTCGATGGCCGCGAGCAGCCGTTGCGCGCCGACTACAGCTTGCCCGGCAGCGTCGGCCGGCTCAGCGTCGACTACGCCGGACTGAGTTTCCGCTCGCCGAACAAGATGCGCTACCGCTATCGCCTGCATGGCTTCGACCGGGAGTGGATCGAGGCCGGCAGCAGCGAGGAGGCGGTCTATACCAACCTGCCGCCTGGCGACTACCGGCTGGAAGTGCAGGCGACCACCAACGCGATGGACTGGTCGCGCAGCGATCTGGTCGGGCGCGCTTCGCTGCAGTTGGACGTGGTGCCGCCGTTCTGGCAGCGCGGTCCGTTCGTGGTGATCGCGGCGATCGCGTTCAGTGGCCTGCTGCTGTGGTGGTACCGCGGCCGCAGCAATCGTTACCTGCGCCGCCAGCGCCGGCTCAACCGCATCATCGCCGAGCGCACCCACGAACTGCGCGCGAAGAATCTGGCGCTGAAGCTGGCCGATTTCGAGCGCGAGGAGCTGGTGCGCAAGCTCGCCTACCAAGCCGGCCACGACGCGCTGACCGGCCTGCCGAACCGGCGCACCGCCGATCCGCACCTGACTGCCGCGCTGGAGCATGCGCGGGCCACGCAAACGCCGCTGTGCGTGGCGCTGCTGGACATCGACAACTTCAAGCGGATCAACGATCGCCACGGCCACGAGATCGGCGACGAAGTGCTGCGCCGGGTCGGCGAGGTGCTGCGCGCCACGCTCGGCGAACAGGCCTTCGCCGCGCGCCACGGCGGCGAGGAGTTCCTGCTGGTGTTGCCGGGCCTGGACCGCGAACAGGCGCGGACGCGGCTTGACGATCTGCGCCGCCGCGTCGCCGCGATCGTGGTCCACGACGTCGATGGGCGCACCGTGCAGTGCACGGCCAGCGTCGGTTTCGCCTGCGTCAGCCCGGCGCTGCAGAGCCGGCGCGAATTGCTGGTGCTGGCCGACCAGCGCCTGTACCAGGCCAAGCACGAAGGCCGCGATCGGGTGATCGGCTAG
- the leuB gene encoding 3-isopropylmalate dehydrogenase, with protein sequence MHADIVVLPGDGIGPEVAAAAVSVLRTIARRYQHTFEFHEHDIGGIAIDRHGEPLPAATLAACQQADAVLLGAVGGPKWSDPNAKIRPEQGLLAIRRGLGLFANLRPVKPHPAALDASPIKPHLLTGVDIVVVRELTGGIYFGDKTRTATDASDLCRYSVEEIERVLRSAFRLAQQRRNHVTSVDKANVLETSRLWRDVATRIGRDEFPDVRLEHQLVDSMAMHLLAKPREYDVIVTENMFGDILTDEASMLAGSLGLLPSASLGEGRIGLYEPIHGSAPDIAGKGIANPYATILSAALLLRHSLGLDAEAEAIEQAVDAALNAHAFTADLAAPGHGISTNAAARAVVEQLQAHGSVEAEIRE encoded by the coding sequence ATGCACGCTGACATCGTCGTCCTGCCCGGCGACGGCATCGGCCCCGAAGTCGCCGCCGCCGCGGTCTCGGTGCTGCGCACCATCGCCCGCCGCTACCAGCACACGTTCGAATTCCACGAACACGACATCGGCGGCATCGCCATCGACCGCCACGGCGAGCCGCTGCCGGCAGCGACGCTGGCCGCCTGCCAGCAGGCCGACGCGGTGCTGCTGGGCGCGGTCGGCGGGCCGAAGTGGTCCGATCCCAACGCCAAGATCCGCCCCGAGCAGGGCCTGCTGGCGATCCGCCGCGGCCTGGGCCTGTTCGCCAACCTGCGCCCGGTCAAGCCGCATCCGGCGGCGCTGGACGCCTCGCCGATCAAGCCGCACCTGCTCACCGGCGTGGACATCGTGGTGGTACGCGAGCTGACCGGCGGCATCTATTTCGGCGACAAGACCCGCACCGCCACCGACGCCAGCGACCTGTGCCGCTACAGCGTCGAGGAGATCGAACGGGTGCTGCGCAGCGCGTTCCGCCTGGCCCAGCAGCGCCGCAACCACGTCACCTCGGTGGACAAGGCCAACGTGCTGGAGACCTCGCGGCTGTGGCGCGACGTGGCCACGCGCATCGGCCGCGACGAATTCCCGGACGTGCGCCTGGAGCACCAACTGGTCGATTCGATGGCCATGCACCTGCTGGCCAAGCCGCGCGAGTACGACGTGATCGTCACCGAGAACATGTTCGGCGACATCCTCACCGACGAGGCGTCGATGCTCGCCGGTTCGCTGGGGCTGCTGCCGTCGGCGTCGCTGGGCGAAGGCCGGATCGGCCTGTACGAGCCGATCCACGGCTCGGCCCCGGACATCGCCGGCAAGGGCATCGCCAATCCCTACGCCACCATCCTCAGCGCCGCGCTGCTGCTGCGCCATTCGCTGGGCCTGGATGCCGAAGCCGAGGCGATCGAGCAGGCCGTGGACGCCGCGCTCAACGCGCACGCCTTCACCGCCGACCTCGCCGCCCCCGGCCATGGCATTTCCACCAACGCGGCCGCACGCGCGGTGGTGGAGCAGCTGCAGGCGCATGGGTCGGTGGAGGCCGAGATTCGCGAGTAG
- the leuD gene encoding 3-isopropylmalate dehydratase small subunit — translation MAGFAALTSASVVLRQTNIDTDQIIPARFLSTTERAGLGRNAFNDWRWQADGTPNPEFAFNQPQNAGRQILLAGRNFGCGSSREHAPWALTDLGLRAIVSSEIADIFRNNSLKNGLLPIVLDEADVQTLMQRPDDALTVDVAARELRTPDGRVYPFPLDEFSQTCLLEGVDELGYLLLRQPAIEQYEATHAR, via the coding sequence ATGGCCGGATTCGCCGCCCTCACCTCGGCCAGCGTGGTGCTGCGCCAGACCAACATCGATACCGACCAGATCATCCCGGCGCGGTTCCTGTCCACCACCGAGCGCGCCGGCCTCGGCCGCAACGCGTTCAACGACTGGCGCTGGCAGGCCGACGGCACGCCGAACCCGGAATTCGCGTTCAACCAGCCGCAGAACGCCGGCCGCCAGATCCTGCTGGCCGGGCGCAACTTCGGCTGCGGCTCCTCGCGCGAACACGCGCCGTGGGCGCTGACCGACCTGGGCCTGCGCGCCATCGTCAGCAGCGAGATCGCCGACATCTTCCGCAACAACAGCCTCAAGAACGGGCTGCTGCCGATCGTGCTGGACGAGGCCGATGTGCAGACCCTGATGCAGCGCCCGGACGACGCGCTGACCGTGGATGTGGCCGCGCGCGAACTGCGCACGCCCGACGGCCGCGTCTACCCGTTCCCGCTCGACGAGTTCTCGCAGACCTGCCTGCTCGAAGGCGTCGACGAACTCGGCTACCTGCTGCTGCGCCAACCCGCCATCGAACAGTACGAGGCCACCCATGCACGCTGA